One segment of Sphingobacteriales bacterium DNA contains the following:
- a CDS encoding exo-alpha-sialidase, protein MMKRIFSAMPALCCALSIVWLSSCQQNQVRPPHEATPEGIGSREDAFARRTYELQRLRNPQSGAVPPNMRHRELAFAATLPTAAAKSSEDKVWTKRGPYNIGGRTRAFAFDVQNQENIIAGGVTGGIWKSTDGGASFTQVSNPDQIHSFTAIAQNRRANRQHIWYAGTGEEYGVVSAASFSNVTTGNGIFKSTDNGNSWQLLPATLADTPENTTDGTFDIVWRVVVDHITPLSALEDVVYAAVYNGIMRSTDGGDSWQPVLGFGSGTQSTYTDIIMTPSGVLYAAMSAGNAAKGLYRSTDGTTWTKITPTGFPNLFNRVVLAACPNNENEVFFLVNSGTNNHQLWHYTYVSGDGSGEGGVWNNRTTNLPKGSCLGFYDFDFAPYSSQYGYDMCIAFQPDNCQVVYLGGTNVYRSTDAFTTADHTKWIGGYQCDTETPSNYVYPNHHPDIHYFAFNDKYPNRLYTGSDGGLHYTAAPLADSVQWESLNNGYVTSQFYTVAIEPNLADNDLMIGGMQDNGIYFTNSNDGDFPWSKVFYGDGAYVAIDAGRHNYYLSWQNGKIFKFGIDDYGKVTGFTRIDANKEHLFIQPFVLDPSTFNQLYSFDATSVYVLDSLDAIELDSNEYEPLNKWKKISASTVNSLQQGTISFIAKSTINEDALYYATDRSKVFRLKGISNGVYVKENISSALFPANAYTSCITLDDASVDDILVSFSNYGVKSIFYTYDGGTSWQDVSGNLEENADGSGSGPSVLWVDIHNYFGQKKYYAGTTVGLFSCNILAGANTIWTRESPDLIGTVPVNMIQSRDFDNTVAVATHGRGVFSLEQAGLVGNGNEAAALSGGGAACRLIPNVLHTPQNAQLRLQLNGSETIQVSAWSINGGQVADWGKKTYPSGEHIIPLTMPAALPKGTYLIQISGTGWQKTEKLVRL, encoded by the coding sequence ATGATGAAGCGGATTTTTAGTGCTATGCCTGCCCTGTGCTGTGCTTTGAGTATCGTATGGTTGAGCAGTTGCCAACAAAATCAGGTGCGCCCCCCGCACGAAGCCACCCCCGAAGGCATCGGCTCGCGCGAAGATGCTTTTGCCCGCCGCACCTACGAACTCCAGCGTCTGCGCAATCCCCAATCGGGTGCAGTGCCGCCCAATATGCGCCACCGCGAATTGGCATTTGCTGCTACCCTACCCACCGCCGCCGCCAAAAGCAGCGAAGATAAAGTATGGACCAAAAGAGGTCCTTATAATATAGGAGGCAGAACCCGCGCTTTCGCTTTTGATGTACAAAACCAAGAAAACATCATAGCCGGCGGCGTAACCGGAGGCATCTGGAAAAGCACAGACGGCGGCGCGAGTTTTACGCAAGTAAGCAACCCCGACCAAATACACAGCTTTACCGCCATTGCCCAAAACCGCCGCGCCAATCGCCAACATATCTGGTATGCGGGCACCGGCGAAGAATACGGGGTGGTGAGTGCCGCTTCGTTCAGCAATGTCACCACCGGCAATGGTATTTTTAAATCTACCGACAACGGCAACTCTTGGCAATTACTCCCCGCTACCCTCGCCGACACCCCCGAAAACACCACAGACGGCACTTTTGATATTGTGTGGCGCGTGGTGGTGGATCATATTACCCCCCTGAGTGCCCTCGAAGATGTGGTATATGCGGCTGTATATAACGGCATTATGCGTAGCACAGACGGCGGCGACTCGTGGCAACCGGTGCTGGGCTTCGGCAGTGGCACTCAATCTACTTATACCGACATTATTATGACTCCCTCCGGCGTGTTGTATGCCGCTATGAGTGCGGGCAATGCCGCCAAAGGTTTGTATCGCTCCACCGATGGCACCACTTGGACAAAAATAACGCCGACCGGATTTCCGAATTTGTTCAACAGAGTGGTGCTGGCGGCTTGCCCCAATAACGAAAACGAAGTGTTCTTTTTGGTCAATTCCGGCACCAACAACCACCAGTTGTGGCACTACACCTACGTTTCGGGCGATGGTAGCGGCGAGGGCGGCGTTTGGAACAACCGCACCACCAACCTGCCCAAAGGCTCTTGTCTCGGATTTTACGATTTTGATTTCGCACCCTATTCTTCGCAATATGGCTACGATATGTGCATCGCTTTTCAGCCCGACAATTGTCAGGTGGTGTATTTAGGCGGCACCAACGTATATCGTTCCACCGATGCCTTCACTACGGCTGACCATACCAAATGGATAGGCGGCTATCAGTGCGACACTGAAACCCCCTCCAATTATGTATATCCCAATCATCACCCCGATATTCATTATTTCGCCTTCAACGACAAATATCCCAACCGCCTCTATACCGGCAGCGATGGCGGCTTGCATTATACCGCCGCTCCCCTCGCCGACAGCGTACAGTGGGAAAGCCTCAACAACGGCTATGTTACCTCTCAATTTTATACCGTAGCTATTGAACCGAATTTGGCAGACAATGATTTGATGATTGGCGGTATGCAGGATAATGGCATTTATTTTACCAACAGCAATGACGGCGATTTTCCGTGGAGCAAAGTTTTTTATGGCGACGGTGCTTATGTAGCGATAGATGCCGGACGGCATAATTATTATTTATCGTGGCAAAATGGTAAAATTTTTAAATTCGGCATAGACGACTACGGCAAAGTAACCGGATTTACGCGCATTGATGCCAATAAAGAGCATCTTTTTATACAGCCTTTTGTATTAGACCCCTCCACCTTCAACCAACTATACAGTTTTGACGCTACTTCGGTGTATGTATTAGATAGTTTAGATGCCATTGAATTGGACAGCAATGAATACGAACCTTTGAATAAATGGAAAAAAATAAGCGCATCTACCGTCAATAGTTTGCAGCAAGGCACTATTTCCTTTATCGCCAAATCCACCATCAATGAAGATGCACTCTATTATGCCACCGACCGCTCCAAAGTATTTCGCCTCAAAGGTATCAGCAATGGTGTTTATGTAAAAGAAAATATATCTTCCGCACTGTTTCCTGCCAATGCCTACACGAGTTGCATTACACTCGACGATGCCTCTGTCGATGATATTTTGGTATCATTTTCCAATTACGGCGTAAAAAGTATTTTTTATACCTACGATGGCGGCACAAGCTGGCAAGATGTGAGCGGAAATTTAGAAGAAAACGCCGATGGCAGTGGCAGTGGACCCTCGGTGCTGTGGGTGGATATTCATAATTATTTCGGACAAAAGAAATACTATGCAGGTACCACAGTGGGTTTGTTTTCGTGTAATATTTTGGCAGGAGCGAATACAATATGGACGCGCGAAAGCCCCGATTTAATCGGTACTGTTCCGGTGAATATGATACAATCCCGCGATTTTGACAATACCGTAGCCGTAGCCACCCACGGGCGGGGGGTGTTTTCGTTGGAGCAGGCGGGTTTGGTGGGCAACGGCAACGAAGCCGCCGCACTTTCGGGTGGTGGCGCAGCCTGCCGCCTAATACCAAATGTGCTGCACACACCACAAAATGCACAACTCCGACTACAACTCAACGGCAGCGAAACCATACAGGTGAGCGCGTGGAGCATCAACGGCGGGCAGGTTGCCGACTGGGGCAAAAAAACCTACCCTTCGGGCGAGCATATCATTCCGCTCACGATGCCGGCGGCTTTGCCCAAAGGCACTTATCTGATACAGATTTCCGGCACAGGCTGGCAGAAAACCGAAAAATTAGTGCGCTTATAA
- a CDS encoding caspase family protein, with the protein MYYSSAVWFRRAAQVSLLWCALLWAVWLSAQTVELTRPCLLFSERPEKIHAVIVGISDYAYINDLSYCHKDALAFHEFLLAESAYQKQTAWVEVLTNAAATEENIIRSLTKMCETATENDLAIFYFSGHGAKEGLTHYLTANGDIMEFEGLKMLLRNCPARRKLLILDACHAAAVNDAIYFGAVSDLLYNQFNEGFTLISASAADQISQEYDEKEMGYFTYYFLEGLRGEADFLAGNEDGCISLQEAFDFAQFFVGTQTSGAQIPQISGTLSTDFVLWSIEK; encoded by the coding sequence ATGTATTACTCTTCTGCTGTATGGTTCAGGCGTGCTGCGCAAGTGAGCCTGCTGTGGTGTGCTTTGTTGTGGGCGGTGTGGCTGTCGGCTCAAACAGTGGAACTTACACGCCCTTGTCTGCTTTTTTCCGAACGCCCCGAAAAAATTCACGCTGTAATTGTGGGCATCTCGGATTATGCCTACATCAATGATTTGAGCTATTGCCACAAAGATGCGCTGGCTTTCCACGAATTTTTGCTTGCGGAGTCTGCTTATCAAAAACAGACCGCCTGGGTAGAAGTGCTTACCAATGCCGCCGCCACCGAAGAAAACATCATTCGCTCTTTGACGAAGATGTGCGAAACCGCCACCGAAAACGATTTGGCGATTTTTTATTTTTCGGGGCACGGCGCAAAGGAAGGGCTTACACACTACCTCACCGCCAATGGCGATATTATGGAGTTTGAAGGTTTGAAAATGCTCCTCCGCAACTGCCCCGCCCGCCGCAAATTGCTCATCTTAGATGCCTGCCACGCCGCCGCCGTCAATGATGCCATCTACTTTGGTGCTGTGAGCGACTTGCTCTACAATCAGTTCAACGAAGGCTTTACGCTCATATCCGCCTCTGCCGCCGACCAAATTTCGCAGGAGTATGACGAAAAAGAAATGGGTTATTTCACTTATTATTTTTTGGAGGGCTTGCGCGGCGAAGCCGATTTTTTAGCGGGTAATGAGGACGGTTGTATTTCTTTGCAGGAAGCCTTTGATTTTGCACAGTTTTTTGTAGGCACACAAACCTCCGGCGCACAAATTCCTCAAATATCCGGTACTTTATCCACCGATTTTGTGCTGTGGAGTATAGAAAAATAA
- a CDS encoding DUF420 domain-containing protein, with amino-acid sequence MIEKHSVRSWEKIIVVVSVLVPLLVVVLFNIAPPTALELPFNPKILPLFHALINGTVFVLLLASWYFIKNKQIAAHRRCNIAALVLSALFLVSYVTYHTFTESTRYGGTGAIKYIYYFILLTHIILAALILPLILFTFLRAFSGNFERHRRLARYTMPLWLYVSATGVLVYLMISPYY; translated from the coding sequence ATGATAGAAAAGCATAGCGTCCGTTCTTGGGAAAAAATCATCGTGGTGGTATCGGTGCTTGTGCCGCTATTGGTGGTCGTATTGTTCAACATAGCACCGCCTACGGCATTGGAGCTTCCCTTTAATCCGAAAATTTTGCCGCTTTTTCACGCCCTCATCAACGGAACGGTATTTGTGTTGCTGCTGGCGAGTTGGTATTTTATCAAAAACAAACAAATAGCGGCGCACCGCCGTTGCAATATAGCAGCTTTGGTGCTGTCGGCTTTGTTTTTGGTATCTTACGTCACCTATCACACCTTCACCGAGTCCACGCGCTACGGCGGCACAGGAGCGATAAAATATATTTATTATTTTATCCTCCTCACGCATATCATTTTGGCGGCTCTGATATTGCCTTTGATTTTATTTACTTTTTTACGCGCTTTTTCGGGCAACTTTGAACGACACCGCCGTTTGGCTCGCTACACAATGCCTTTGTGGCTCTATGTATCGGCAACAGGCGTATTGGTATATCTGATGATTTCACCATATTATTAA